A stretch of Lathyrus oleraceus cultivar Zhongwan6 chromosome 6, CAAS_Psat_ZW6_1.0, whole genome shotgun sequence DNA encodes these proteins:
- the LOC127096322 gene encoding agamous-like MADS-box protein AGL62 produces MSSGRKGRGRQKIEMKKMSNESHLQVTFSKRRSGLFKKASELCTLCGIDIALVVFSPNEKVFSFGHPNIYTVINRYLSQIPPQNKNTLQFIEARRSANVRDLNAQLTEFNNKLDAEKKLGDELSRIRKAVEAQFWWACPFDCMNMAQLELLKKALEQLKILVVERADKVLIQDTPSQTLSTFFGNNSSSNIYFHHQQNHEQPQMFQPQHFQSPILQPHLFDGSMMTYDDFINMVL; encoded by the coding sequence ATGTCAAGCGGAAGGAAAGGTCGAGGTCGCCAAAAGATAGAGATGAAAAAGATGAGCAACGAGAGCCATTTGCAAGTGACTTTCTCAAAGCGTCGTAGCGGACTCTTCAAGAAAGCTAGTGAACTTTGCACCCTTTGTGGTATAGATATTGCTCTTGTTGTATTTTCACCTAACGAGAAAGTATTTTCTTTTGGTCATCCCAATATTTATACGGTCATAAATCGGTATCTTTCTCAGATCCCACCCCAAAACAAAAATACACTGCAATTTATTGAGGCTCGCCGCAGCGCCAACGTGCGCGATCTTAATGCTCAACTAACTGAATTCAACAACAAATTGGATGCTGAAAAGAAGCTTGGTGATGAGCTAAGTCGTATTCGCAAGGCGGTTGAAGCACAATTTTGGTGGGCTTGTCCGTTTGATTGCATGAACATGGCTCAACTTGAATTATTGAAGAAAGCTTTGGAGCAACTTAAGATTCTTGTTGTTGAACGTGCTGACAAGGTTTTAATTCAGGACACTCCTAGTCAAACTCTTTCAACTTTTTTTGGCAATAATTCATCTTCTAACATTTATTTCCATCATCAACAAAATCATGAGCAACCTCAAATGTTTCAACCACAACATTTTCAAAGCCCTATATTACAACCTCATTTGTTTGATGGATCAATGATGACTTACGATGACTTTATCAATATGGTTCTGTAA